From Lates calcarifer isolate ASB-BC8 unplaced genomic scaffold, TLL_Latcal_v3 _unitig_5267_quiver_2573, whole genome shotgun sequence:
ACTGTActtgtgtaagcagcattttcctGTGTTCCAGGTCAAAGAGTTCAGACAGTTAACAATTCACAGTCTTCAGATGAATCTGTACCACAGCAGGAAAGAAGATCTTTCTTCAGGTAGGTGTGTTATACTTTACAGCTTTGGAAACCAAACAGTTCACAGCTTCATCTGTGGATAAAATGGACTGAACATGTAAAGTTGAACATGTCTCTCATACAGAGTCCTTTCCTACAACATGGAGCTCAGTACACCAGAATGTGATGGAGAACTTCAGACTTCTGGCCTCTGAATGCTACTGGTTGGGTTGTTTGATGGCTTTAAACAATTCCCCTTCTTCAGCCGGACTGGGAGAATCATGTTCCTGGCTGGACGCTGGGACATTTCCCACGAGACATCAAGTTCTTCTGCCATGAAGAGGAGGCAATGAAGTCAGCAATGATGAGAAAACCTGAGTGTTTGTCAGGGATCAAACATTACTATTTGCTAAGTTTTCATTTGTGTGAATGAAGAATTTTGCTAGATTAGTTCAGATTAACTAATCTGATTATTTAAAGCCTTATGTGCAGAATTCATATCTTAATGCTGATTATGTGTCTGTAAACAAAATTTATTTTTGAACATAAGTTGAATTATAATTAAGTCTGTTGGAATATTACTGTTGTGCTCTGACTGTTGCTACGGCTTCTGTTCTACTTCAGCTACTACCACAACATTAAATACTGCTTTTCAAAGTACAACACATCAAACACCCTGGACtggttgccagtctatcactGGGCTGACATATGGAGACaaataaccattcacactcacatttacacgAGCAATTAAGAGTCGTCAGTTAACCAGCATGTCGTTGGACTGTGGGAGGGAGTtggagaacctggagaaaaCAGCGGGCAAACTGGTGTCGAACCAGGAACCTtgttgctgtgaggcaacactGCTAACCATGGCGCCACTGTGCTGCCCTGATAAAATactattaaaaacattaatattaaattattttactaAAATTTTAAGTCCTTGAAGGGACATCATTGTAGTCAGTAGACAGTCTATTCAATAAGTCAGTTTTATAAAGTACACTAACTATCCATTTGGAATGTTGATTAATTTAATAACTGCCACCAAAGTTACCCTATCAGTTGTTAGTGAGGGTTGGTCAGCAACATCCATTGTTATACAACATCAAACAGACCagcaaatattaaatattcaaaagtATTTATTGAACAtataccaaaatgaaaacacatctaACCTAATCCAGGAACACTGTGTACaagtgtggttgtgtgtgtgcatttgtgtgggTATGTGACTAAGGCAAAATGGCTGCTTGTTGGCTTAGAGCAAAGCAACAATAACCAGGATGGAAGAATCAAAAGATGGCCACTAAGACCAACTGCATGGCATATGGGGGAGATTATCAGTGGAGTATTCCTTTGTTTAAGGCCAAGTCAGAAAGTGCCAGGTTTAAAGAGAGATTAGTTTGTTGAATACAAAACACTTACTGGATGTATGCTGCTTGATAATAGTGGCCCagatgaaaatgagaaacagtgTACTGAAGGAGTAGTGATGCACACCATGATTAGGCCAAGTCACAGTTCAGGCTCCTCAGAGAAAGATCGGGGGATGGTGACACAGGATTATTTACTCTGTTCCTGTCTAACAGTCCCTTTTTTCATGACTGAAACACTCAAGTGTTTTGTCCTGAAGTCAAATGGCAGTTACATGGTGGAACATTGGCTATGTGACACAATGGATTAAAGTCATGAGATAAAGATCACAAATGCATCAAGAAACTAAAAGTCAAAGTGGAATATGCTGGAAGCTGAGTGTAACAAAGTTCACGGGTATGAACTTCAAGGTACAGGCTATGAAACATGTAGTATTCAATTGAAAGGTGGTTTATATCATGGAGACATGTGTGTTTACCTACTATATTCTTTTCTGATTTTACAACAATTTTATAGTGTGTTATGAATATATAATAACTAaccaaactaaatgttttttttccatcattaaaTTCTTGTGAAGCATTTCAATACTTTTAGGTGGCTTTTCAGCGTGTCACAGATGGCAGTTGATTTATTACGCTGGTTAAATTTGTTAGGTGAGCGACCGGTACGCTTAAAAAACTGACTGGCTTCACATTCTTGTTCTTATCTGACACGTCCTTTAGTTCCCACAGAACAACCTGTAAAGCAAAAGAGAAACTAGTGAGCAGCAACAATGTGgtttagaggagaaaacaacacatatacGATATGTTATCAGACATTCCACtgtgactgacatgaaaatCTTTGAGTTTCTTGATGCATTTGTGATCTTTATCTCCTGACGTTAATCTTTGTGTCCAGTGTGCATCACATGAAGGTGTCtcaactttaaaaaaactgaatagATTAGGActtgataaaaatgataagaaatctgtttttgtccaACATCCTCATTCCCTAACTTAATTTAATCTATTACAATCTATTTCTTGCTAAACCTGTATTTATGCTGCTTTTGTGAATCAATGTTGGGATTATAAAAAAATGATCATAGTCAGAAGACAGAAATGGCAAGGTTAGAAAAGTTGTAAAGAAAGTAGCCTCATTCAGTAAGCGGTGGGAAAAATGTCTAAGATGATATCCATAACTGTTTTTATCACAATTCAAATTTTTGAAAGAATTTCCTAAACTGTGCACATTGTCATTTACAAATGTGACATGGGTATGATAACCAGAGTTTACAGGCAGAATCATAAATGTTGAGATTTAGACTAAGAATCTGGAACCATGCTGGCTGCAGTTGTGTGACAATGCATTTAGACACAGCACCATCCTGACATATGCTGATGATAAATAGTCATCTTTATCATCAGTGTATTGGACAAATAAAACTTCTGACCTGACATGATGGTGCTGGATGGAAACTCAGatgatcaccaaagtcagtgaGATTCAAGTTCTGGGGGCTATTTCTTGCGAAAAATGTCGTGAGGATCCATCCAATAACTGTTTTGATATTTCAGTTGGGCTAACGTGGTGGACCAACAGACAAAACAGCCAACAGTCATGTTGCTATACTGGCTAAAACTTGAGCCTGCAAGCAAACATGTAAGAATGTAAGAAAGTTCACGGGTATGAACTTCAAGGTACAGGCTATGAAACATGTAGTATTCAATTGAAAGGTGGTTTATATCATGGAGACATGTGTGTTTACCTACTATATCCTTTTCTGATCTTACAACAATTTTATAGTGTGTTATGAATATATAATAACTAaccaaactaaatgttttttttttccatcattaaaTTCTTGTGAAGCATTTCAATACTTTTAGGTGGCTTTTCAGCGTGTCACAGATGGCAGTTGATTTATTACGCTGGTTAAATTTGTTAGGTGAGCGACTGGTACGCTTAAAAAACTGACTGGCTTCACATTCTTGTTCTTATCTGACACGTCCTTTAGTTCCCACAGAACAACCTGTAAAGCAAAAGAGAAACTAGTGAGCAGCAACAATGTGgtttagaggagaaaacaacacatatacGATATGTTATCAGACATTCCACTGTGACTGGCATGAAAATCTTTGAGTTTCTTGATGCATTTGTGATCTTTATCTCCTGACGTTAATCTTTgatatcttttcttttttgtataaCATCCTCATTCCCTAACTTCATTTAATCCATTACAATCAATTTCTTGCTAAACCTGTATGTGAATTGGGattataaaacaattattaaactGTAAGTGAAGCACCATTCAAAGTGCCTACTAAATTCTGTCTGGGCCTGGAGTCCACATCAcatgtaaatggactgtatatagcgcttttctagtcttttcgaccactcaaagcgctttacactacagatcacattcaccccattcacacacattcacacaccgatgtgaaacacacacatcggaggcaatttggggttcagtatcttgcccaaggatacttcggcatgcagactggaggagccgggaatcgaaccaccgaccttcctgattggtggacgactgctctacctcctaagccacagccgccccacaTGTGCTCATATGTGTTGTGTCAATTTTCAGCACAGGTCCCCAAGTGTTGGGGCTACTCTGTGGGGGCTGGGTGTCCTTGCTGAGGGCAGTGCTAAGCCCTTCACTGTACTTATCTGTGTGAACCATCATCCTCTACACTGACTACAATAAAGACTAAGCACAGGGCATATTTGATGTTGAGACTGACATTAGAGTCTGCCTGTCAATCATAACTCCAAGAATATAGAAACTCTTTAGGCACACATATCTCACTAATTTCAGGAAAACTACTGTCATTGTAAATGgcaaaaaagagcaaaaaattGAGCAGCACaaatgttatgtaaatgttATGTCAAAAGAGGGTTTAACAGTGTGTCAGTTTTTGGCTTCCCTTGCTttcaaaatatttgaaatatttttacacatgGTCTTTGGACAAGTAATTTGCgatgaggagaaaatgtgtaaCTCTTGTTTTTAGATTGAGCTCTCTGTATCGTCTATGAGGAGCACAACCTAAAGATAAATatgaattatattaaaaaatagaaacaacacCACATCgtcaaataaaaactaacaaCTTTATTAATTACTTCAAAGGAACATGttaaagtgataaaaataaaactggtcTTCATTAGCATTTATATCATCAcctcagatatacagtatatggtaCAAAATCACATATTTTTTGTTGAACTATTGTCTCCATAATTACCAGTTTGATTCATGTTGTTGCTCACACATTCTGATGAAAtgcagaaaagaagaagaagtagtgACATGTCAGCAATTTGCATTGTGTCAAAGGAGTGAgacatgcattttaatgttagGTGTTTAATTTAGAGACCTCACATCGATAGAACATACTctttatataaaaacatataaatgtaatgtctataatgacataaaaatacaacatgtgATTATAGCAGAATAGAATTGATTATCATGAATCTAATAATTTAGTCAGTTAAGCTGTCGTGCAACAGCAGAGGAATCTGCTCTGCTTCAGATGTAGCATCAGTCATGAAGTCGATCTTGATTGATCCTTTTGTTCCTGAAACTACGTCAGTTGCTGTGGCTGTTATCTCTGTGGAGCCAAACCTGATTTCCAACCTGATCTGACGTGCCCTGCCTCCTCTAGTATCAGGCATGCTAACAGTAATGGAACCAACATCATCTACTCCCCATTCATCCACATATTTTgcgtttttcttttctgtacaataaaatgtaatcttCATTGCTGTCTGATCTGCCTCTACTGGAAGGAGAATGTGTTCTCTGGTTTCATTCCAACCCACATTTTCACCTATTTTCACTAGTTTCATGAAAATATCACGACACAACTCACGCCCATCAGCTGTGAATTTCTTTTCTGCCTTATGTCTGGACTTAAACTTCTCACAGGTAGCGATCCCATAGGTAAAGGCACTCTTACGAGATGCCACCACCTCTGGGTTTCTTCCAAACTTCACAGCTCCCTTCACAATTGCTTCTTGTGCTCTAAAAGGACACAGAACTTTACACTGATCACCAAACTGATCATTAATGTGTCCACGCAGAATCTTGCTTTCAGCGTACCCCCCCACTAACAGGATGAACTGGATGTTGAAATCTTTGTCCAAGATTTCTCTGAGACTCTTGGTGATGCCGTTCAGAGACTCAATGAAGAAagacttcattttctgttttgagatTTTGATTGATCCGTCGTTCCAGGATGCACCTTCCACTGTTTCAAAGAACTTTTctatttcctgtcttctctgaGCTATTGTTCCCAGGTTAAATGGGCAGGTGATCTGAGCATCGTCATCTTCTTGTTTGAGAACTGCAAAATCATACATAATTCTCTGAACCTCACTGGGATAGTTACTTTCATACTCATCCCAGACACCATGACAGAAGATTTCTCTGAGGAACTCTTTGAATTTCTTGTCCACAGTTTGTCCACCCAGATCATTTCCAGAGGCCTTGTGCAGCTCCTTCAGGGCTCCTCCATCCAGGACTTCATGGACAGTTATGTCAATAGTTCCACCTGCGACACAAAAAGGAAGTAATTAAATCTGAATAGTGACAGCATCTGTACAATCAACACAGTCATCTTACACAGTGAGACACTTTATTCACTGCTATACATTAAACATATTCTTTAACAATAATTCTTTCTTGGTGTCAGTAAAAGTAGAGATGTCCACAATTGTGCTTGTTCTTGAGTACATAAACACAAGGATTTGTAAAGCTTGTTTGTGAATAAAGGTTGTAGAATTATTGACAATACCACATACAGTACCTCCACAGTCGACGACAATGTATTGTGTTCCTGGAGAGTGCTCCAGTGAGTCTCCTCCATGGTTCTGTGTTATAAAACCTTCAGCTGGGAGCTTCTTACACCAGACTGAAGCTGCCTCTGGTTCCAGTGCAATGACCAACTTGTCCTCTGTTCCTTTGGTCACAATACCAGCCTGGaagtaaaaggaaaattaatcagTCCTTTGAACGTGTCATAACGTCAGTACTCTCTAAAGAAATTGTGGTTACCTGAGTTGCAGCTTCTCTCATGAACTGTTTGGCTGAAGGATCCCAGATCGCAGGTACAGTCAGCACCCAGGTGAAGTCAGAGGCAATAAACCTCCTCCCTACTGTGTTTGCTGCGATGGTTCCAAGGCGTCTTCCTTCAGGTATCGTAAAGCTTCAGTGAAAACCTTCAAGGCCTTCATTGACTTTCcatttgcagctttaattgttACATCTTTGTTGAGTGTCTGGAGACAATAAGCAAGATGTTAGTTTACACATGTTTACAGATGGAACCCTATTTCTGAAGTTATAGAGAACatataaatgtgtttgagtCAAACAGTTAACATGTCAATACAACATGCTCAGTGCTCTGTTCTCATGTGTCATGGTGTTCAAGAGATCATTTTAACTCACTTATGCCAACAACCAGATGTGTTTCCATAATCTACATGTGCAGTGTCATTCTCTATTCATTTCATTGACACAAAGGTAACCTGCCTTATTCAGTATTTATGTATCAATAATTGTTACTTACTTTGCCATAGAGAGCCATCTTGAAGGCTTCAAAGAAGTAGTGTTTTGTTGCGTCTTCTCCACGCATGTTGATGTATGCAGTTTTGGCTTCATAACCAAACTTGGAAAATTTCTCATCTTCACTGAACAGAATGCAGGTTGGTGTTTTTGGGGTGTCCAGTCCATGCTCTTTTCCCCAGCGCTTCAAAATAGGATCAATTTCTTTGTCTCGGGGCGTCAAACTGAATGCATATCCACTGTATGCAGTACCGAAGTCTATTGCTATGATATACGAATCACCCATTGTGAAAACAGGCTCAACTACTTTAGgtgaagaaaaatgtcaaactgccaatgagcagcagtcacagtgcatttattcttttctctctgtaaaccCCGCCCCCTGGTTTTATTATATTACTTCATTTACTAAAACTGGATATTATCAACACAATATGATTAatacataacaaaacaacaaacttgtGCGTCATGAAAATTAACAGAGTGAATATTTACACTATGAATTTGGCTTAATGGCTCTGTACCACAGAAGGAAAGAAGATCTTCAGATAGCTGTGTTATACATTACAACTTTGGAAACCAAACAACTCACAGCTTCATCTGTggataaaatacaacaattaaatGGTTGAGCTTTAGTTTACAGGACTGAACATGTGAAGTTGAACCATGTCTCTCATACAGGCTCCTTTCCCTCATCATGGAGCTCAGTACTCCCAGGATGTGATGGTGAACTTCAGACTTCTGGCCTCTGAACTACTGGTTGTGTTGTTTGATGGCTTTAAACAATCCTCCTCTTCAGCCAGACTGGGAGTGCTGGACTGGACGCTTGGGACATTTTCCACAAGACATACTGTTGTACTTCAGTGACTACCATGACACCTGATACTGCTTTTCAAAgtgcataaaaaacacacaaatggacaGTCTCAACTAGGTCATTCAAGTCTATTATACATAACTGATTTCATAAGGCACTAGTCTAAAGGTCTTTtcacaaacagcacaacacaaataaacaatacaaaagTGCAGACAGACTTAGTGGTTGGTTGATTCCTTTACTCACAGTGAGGAAGCTCAAAAACATCAGCCTTCAGAAAAAAATTACTATTAATCATATGAAAACACAATGCGTAAAGACCATGCTGACAATGACAATCCTAATATTACAGCAGGTGTAATGTTACCAATGATGCCCAtcttagtgtgttagcatgctaacattaactACTTAGCAGTACAAGTCTAATTTGATGAGTAAACTAACTAATGCTTCCATCATGGCAAATTATTTCCCAACTTGCAGCAATTGCAACTGTGAAGAAAATATTCATTGGGATTTTCTTGTGAACATGCTCTCACTGCCTTTCCTTGGAAAACTCAAAAACAACGAGAAATATGCACAGGagcattaaaatacaaattaatcCAACATTCTGTATTTTgcatcagaaaaataaaaaatgcactAACCTTATGTGAACCCACATACCTGCAATTGTGGAGAAACAGGATACTCTCTTGTATGTTGTTGACGCCTGTGAAATGTCGTGATTAAGGTCACTAAATGTTCCATGATAGCACATTCTCAACCTATACTACAACCCTCCAACACACATCTGCCCTATTTAGCTGATTTaagcatgaaaagaaaaaaaaaaatgaatatgtttttgaatatttaacttAACCAAACTCTCACAGAGCCCCAACACTTAAATGTTGcagactgatgctgaaaattatatatatatatatatatatatgatatataaatacagacaattattaattaatcccAGTTTGAGCAACACATTCTAACTTACTGCGATATGTAGCCTACACTAGGCATGAAGTTAGTGAAAAAATCTCCATAAATATGAACACGTGTGACGTGGACTCTGGGCCCAGACAGAATTTAGCAGGCACTTTGAATCACTCCAATAGTGGTTCACTTAAagtttaataattgttttataatCCCAGCATAAATACAGGTttagcaagaaaagaaaagattgtAATAGATTAAATTAAGTTAGGGAATGAGGATGTTGGACAAAACAGAtttcttatcatttttatcaagTCCTAATCTATTCAGTTTCTCAAAGTTGAGACACCTTCATGTGATGCACACTGGACACAAAGATTAACGTCAGGAGATAAAGATCACAAATGCATCAAGAAACTCAAAGattttcatgtcagtcacaGTGGAATGTCTGATAACATATCgtatatgtgttgttttctcctctaaacCCCTTTGTTGCTGCTCACTAGTTTCTCTTTTGCTTTACAGGTTGTTCTGTGGAAACTAAAGGACGTGTCAGATTTTTTGTATGGCAgccactgtttttttaatgtgtgcttGTGAAGCAACCTTTATTCAAATGAAGGTTTTGGTGCAATGAATGACTAAAATGGAAGCATCAGGAGCAATAAGTCTTTATGGTCAGGGTAGAGGATGATGGTTCATACAGATAAGTACAATGAAGGGTTTAGCACTGCCCTCAGCAAGGACACCCAGCCCCACAGAGTAGCCCAACACTTCAATCTTCAACTGTGGATTTATGCTGAAACAACACATATGAAGCATGTCGTTTATAACACAGTAACATAGACGATAATCCCATTTTGAGCAAAACATTCTAACTTACTGCGACTTGACATGAAGTTAGTGAAAAAATCtccataaatataaatacatccGATGTGGACTCTGGGCCCAGACAGAATTAGCAGGCACTTTGAATCACTCCAATAGTGGTTCACTTAAagtttaataattgttttataatCCCAGCATTAATTTACAAAAGCAgcataaatacagtttttttctctacTCACGCCCATGTGATAtgcgccctaaccattcggccGTCAGGTTGCCCCCGAAACCAGGGAattgaataaaataattaatcgaataaaataaatgacaggtTGTAGAATAGTCCTAGGTTGTTGAATATCTGCAGTATTCATTTAAAGGTTAACTTCACACAGTACTGAAAAGTGATGCACTCTGTATAGCAATAACTCTAACCATTAATAACTAGAGTATAGAACCTTGGTCTATTCTGTTTCTCAAAACTGCCACATATTCAACAAATAAGAAGTCGCTTTGGTCATCCAATGCTATGAGTTAACCAGCTGTCA
This genomic window contains:
- the LOC108874247 gene encoding LOW QUALITY PROTEIN: heat shock 70 kDa protein 12A-like (The sequence of the model RefSeq protein was modified relative to this genomic sequence to represent the inferred CDS: inserted 1 base in 1 codon), with amino-acid sequence MGDSYIIAIDFGTAYSGYAFSLTPRDKEIDPILKRWGKEHGLDTPKTPTCILFSEDEKFSKFGYEAKTAYINMRGEDATKHYFFEAFKMALYGKTLNKDVTIKAANGKSMKALKVFTEALRYLKEDALEXIAANTVGRRFIASDFTWVLTVPAIWDPSAKQFMREAATQAGIVTKGTEDKLVIALEPEAASVWCKKLPAEGFITQNHGGDSLEHSPGTQYIVVDCGGGTIDITVHEVLDGGALKELHKASGNDLGGQTVDKKFKEFLREIFCHGVWDEYESNYPSEVQRIMYDFAVLKQEDDDAQITCPFNLGTIAQRRQEIEKFFETVEGASWNDGSIKISKQKMKSFFIESLNGITKSLREILDKDFNIQFILLVGGYAESKILRGHINDQFGDQCKVLCPFRAQEAIVKGAVKFGRNPEVVASRKSAFTYGIATCEKFKSRHKAEKKFTADGRELCRDIFMKLVKIGENVGWNETREHILLPVEADQTAMKITFYCTEKKNAKYVDEWGVDDVGSITVSMPDTRGGRARQIRLEIRFGSTEITATATDVVSGTKGSIKIDFMTDATSEAEQIPLLLHDSLTD